From one Streptomyces sp. SCSIO 30461 genomic stretch:
- a CDS encoding histidinol-phosphate transaminase, with product MSTTDTGTIGIDDLPIRDELRGKSPYGAPQLDVPVQLNTNENPYPLPEPLVERIAERVREAARGLNRYPDRDAVELRTELARYLTRTGKHPVAPENIWAANGSNEVIQQLLQTFGGPGRTAIGFEPSYSMHGLIARGTGTGWISGPRDDDFTIGRDAAARAIAENRPDVVFITSPNNPTGTAVDADTVLALYEAAQRAKPSLVVVDEAYVEFSHRPSLLPLIDGRPNLVVSRTMSKAFGAAGLRLGYLAAHRAVVDAVQLVRLPYHLSAVTQATALAALEHTDTLLKYVEQLKGERDRLVAELRATGYEVTASDANFVQFGRFEDSHTAWQRILDRGVLVRDNGVPGWLRVTAGTPEENDAFLDAVRELKKEQSA from the coding sequence GTGAGCACGACCGACACCGGCACGATCGGCATCGACGACCTCCCGATCAGGGACGAACTGCGCGGCAAGTCCCCCTACGGCGCGCCCCAACTCGACGTCCCCGTGCAGCTGAACACCAACGAGAACCCCTACCCGCTGCCCGAACCGCTGGTCGAGCGGATCGCCGAACGCGTACGGGAAGCGGCCCGCGGCCTCAACCGCTATCCCGACCGGGACGCCGTCGAGCTGCGCACCGAACTGGCGAGGTACCTCACCCGTACCGGGAAGCACCCGGTCGCCCCGGAGAACATCTGGGCGGCCAACGGCTCCAACGAGGTCATCCAGCAGCTGCTCCAGACCTTCGGCGGCCCGGGTCGTACCGCCATCGGCTTCGAGCCCTCGTACTCGATGCACGGACTGATCGCCCGCGGTACCGGCACCGGCTGGATCTCCGGGCCCCGTGACGACGACTTCACCATCGGCAGGGACGCCGCCGCGCGAGCCATCGCCGAGAACCGGCCGGACGTCGTCTTCATCACCTCACCCAACAACCCGACCGGTACGGCCGTCGACGCGGACACGGTCCTCGCGCTCTACGAGGCCGCCCAGCGGGCCAAACCGTCCCTGGTGGTCGTGGACGAGGCGTACGTCGAATTCAGCCACCGCCCCTCACTGCTGCCGCTGATCGACGGCAGGCCGAATCTGGTCGTCTCGCGCACCATGTCCAAGGCGTTCGGAGCGGCCGGTCTGCGGCTCGGCTATCTCGCTGCGCACCGCGCGGTGGTCGACGCGGTCCAGCTGGTGCGGCTGCCGTACCACCTCTCCGCCGTCACCCAGGCCACCGCGCTGGCGGCCCTGGAACACACCGATACGCTGCTCAAGTACGTGGAGCAGCTCAAGGGCGAACGGGACCGGCTGGTCGCCGAATTGCGTGCGACCGGCTACGAGGTGACCGCGTCCGACGCCAACTTCGTCCAGTTCGGCCGCTTCGAGGACTCCCACACGGCGTGGCAGCGGATCCTCGACCGGGGCGTCCTGGTCCGGGACAACGGTGTGCCGGGCTGGCTGCGGGTCACCGCGGGCACCCCTGAAGAGAACGACGCGTTCCTCGACGCGGTCCGTGAGTTGAAGAAGGAGCAGAGCGCATGA
- the priA gene encoding bifunctional 1-(5-phosphoribosyl)-5-((5-phosphoribosylamino)methylideneamino)imidazole-4-carboxamide isomerase/phosphoribosylanthranilate isomerase PriA: MAQKLELLPAVDVRDGQAVRLVHGESGTETSYGSPLEAALTWQRAGAEWLHLVDLDAAFGTGDNRELIGEVAGAMDLKVELSGGIRDDATLAAALATGCTRVNLGTAALETPEWVAKVIAEYGDRIAVGLDVRGTTLRGRGWTRDGGDLYETLARLDAEGCARYVVTDIAKDGTLQGPNLELLRDVCAATDRPVVASGGVSSLDDLRALAGLVPLGVEGAIVGKALYAEAFTLEEALAAVSR; the protein is encoded by the coding sequence ATGGCCCAGAAGCTTGAACTCCTCCCGGCCGTCGATGTCCGCGACGGCCAGGCCGTTCGCCTCGTCCACGGCGAGTCCGGTACGGAGACGTCCTACGGCTCCCCGCTGGAGGCCGCGCTCACCTGGCAGAGGGCGGGCGCCGAGTGGCTGCATCTGGTCGACCTGGACGCGGCCTTCGGCACCGGCGACAACCGCGAGCTGATCGGCGAGGTCGCCGGGGCGATGGACCTCAAGGTGGAGCTGTCCGGCGGTATCCGCGACGATGCCACACTGGCCGCCGCGCTCGCCACCGGCTGTACCCGGGTCAACCTCGGCACCGCCGCGCTGGAGACCCCCGAGTGGGTCGCCAAGGTCATCGCGGAGTACGGCGACCGGATCGCGGTCGGCCTCGACGTACGCGGCACCACCCTGCGCGGCCGGGGCTGGACCCGCGACGGCGGTGATCTGTACGAGACCCTGGCCCGCCTGGACGCCGAGGGCTGCGCGCGTTACGTCGTCACCGACATCGCCAAGGACGGCACGCTCCAGGGCCCCAACCTGGAACTGCTGCGCGATGTCTGCGCCGCCACCGACAGGCCCGTCGTCGCGTCGGGCGGGGTCTCGTCGCTTGACGACCTGAGGGCGCTCGCCGGTCTCGTCCCGCTCGGCGTGGAGGGCGCGATCGTGGGCAAGGCGCTCTACGCCGAGGCGTTCACTCTCGAAGAGGCGCTCGCGGCGGTGTCGCGATGA
- the hisI gene encoding phosphoribosyl-AMP cyclohydrolase: protein MTGTPRTPSALAPAIAARLKRSADGLLPAIAQQYDTGEVLMLGWMDDEALHRTLTTGRATYWSRSRQEYWVKGDTSGHVQQVKSVALDCDADTVLIRVDQTGAACHTGDRTCFDADELPLGDR from the coding sequence ATGACAGGCACGCCCAGGACTCCCAGCGCACTGGCCCCCGCCATCGCCGCCCGCCTCAAGCGCAGCGCCGACGGACTGCTGCCGGCCATCGCCCAGCAGTACGACACCGGTGAAGTGCTCATGCTCGGCTGGATGGACGACGAGGCGCTGCACCGCACCCTCACCACCGGGCGCGCCACCTACTGGTCGCGCAGCCGCCAGGAGTACTGGGTCAAGGGCGACACCTCGGGCCATGTGCAGCAGGTCAAGTCGGTCGCACTCGACTGCGACGCCGACACCGTCCTCATCCGGGTCGACCAGACCGGCGCCGCCTGCCACACCGGCGACCGCACCTGTTTCGACGCCGATGAGCTGCCGCTCGGCGACCGGTAG
- a CDS encoding TIGR02234 family membrane protein produces MGCVSAASVPQPRTESARSSSAASSRRSLAAALLLGAVGAAVVLLASGQTWAQGAADAVGGTVPLKADGREVTGVPAALAVVGLAALVALFAVRRAGRLLVSALLAFSGAGAAIAAFLGAGGSGTLDEQARRTTGTSDAAAEALTHTVWPYVTAGGGLLILLAGLLALRYGSSWPAMSGRYEREGGAPRKTRKATDPDRPEELWKALDRGEDPTRDQ; encoded by the coding sequence GTGGGGTGCGTGAGTGCCGCATCCGTACCCCAGCCCCGTACCGAGAGCGCACGGAGTTCGTCGGCGGCGAGCAGCAGACGAAGCCTTGCCGCCGCCCTGCTGCTCGGTGCCGTCGGCGCGGCCGTGGTGCTGCTCGCGTCGGGCCAGACCTGGGCGCAGGGCGCGGCCGACGCCGTCGGCGGCACCGTCCCGCTGAAGGCGGACGGTCGGGAGGTCACCGGGGTGCCCGCCGCACTCGCCGTCGTGGGCCTGGCCGCGCTGGTTGCCTTGTTCGCGGTGCGCCGCGCCGGTCGGCTGCTGGTCTCCGCGCTGCTGGCGTTCAGCGGTGCGGGCGCGGCAATCGCCGCGTTCCTCGGCGCCGGTGGCAGCGGGACGCTGGACGAGCAGGCCCGGCGTACCACCGGCACATCCGATGCGGCTGCCGAGGCCCTCACCCACACCGTCTGGCCTTACGTCACGGCGGGCGGCGGATTGCTGATCCTGCTCGCCGGGCTGCTGGCGCTGCGCTACGGCAGCTCCTGGCCGGCGATGTCCGGCCGCTACGAGCGCGAGGGCGGCGCTCCCCGCAAGACCCGCAAGGCCACCGACCCGGACCGGCCCGAGGAGCTGTGGAAAGCCCTGGACCGCGGCGAGGACCCCACCCGCGATCAGTGA
- a CDS encoding SigE family RNA polymerase sigma factor, which produces MRRARTWAWTEEFKEFASGSSGHLYRSACLLTSGDTHSAEDLVQETLGRMYGMWGRISRIDNPAGYAHTVLVRTFLSQQRRRSAGERPLGELPDTPERHCEVDVAALRVTLLQALGELAPKDRAVVVLRYWEDRSIEETAEAMGASPAAVRTRSTRALTKLRALLGASLPEFAAL; this is translated from the coding sequence ATGAGAAGGGCCCGGACGTGGGCATGGACGGAGGAGTTCAAGGAGTTCGCCTCTGGGAGCTCAGGCCACCTGTACCGTTCGGCCTGCCTGCTCACCAGCGGTGACACCCACTCCGCCGAGGACCTGGTGCAGGAGACGCTCGGCCGAATGTACGGGATGTGGGGCCGGATCTCCCGTATCGACAATCCCGCGGGATACGCGCACACCGTCCTCGTCCGTACGTTCCTCAGCCAGCAGCGACGGCGATCAGCGGGTGAACGCCCGCTGGGAGAGCTGCCGGACACGCCTGAGCGGCACTGCGAGGTGGACGTCGCGGCACTGCGGGTCACTCTCCTCCAGGCGCTCGGCGAGCTGGCGCCCAAGGACCGGGCTGTGGTGGTGCTGCGGTACTGGGAGGACCGCAGCATCGAGGAGACCGCGGAGGCCATGGGCGCCAGTCCGGCCGCTGTGCGCACTCGATCGACGCGCGCCCTCACGAAACTCCGTGCCCTGCTGGGAGCGAGCCTCCCCGAGTTCGCGGCGCTCTGA
- the hisF gene encoding imidazole glycerol phosphate synthase subunit HisF, with protein MTLAIRVIPCLDVDNGRVVKGVNFQNLRDAGDPVEMAKLYDAEGADELTFLDITASSGDRETTYDVVRRTAEQVFIPLTVGGGVRSADDVDKLLRAGADKVGVNTAAITRPDLIREIAERFGRQVLVLSVDARRTPTGSFEVTTHGGRRGTGIDAVEWAHRAAELGAGEILLNSMDADGTKDGYDTEMIAAVREHVTVPVIASGGAGRLADFPPAIDAGADAVLAASVFHFGDLRIGQVKDTLREAGHPVR; from the coding sequence ATGACACTGGCGATACGGGTCATCCCCTGCCTGGACGTGGACAACGGCCGGGTGGTCAAGGGCGTCAACTTCCAGAACCTCCGGGACGCGGGCGATCCGGTCGAGATGGCCAAGCTGTACGACGCCGAAGGCGCCGACGAGCTGACCTTCCTGGACATCACGGCATCGTCGGGCGACCGCGAGACCACCTATGACGTGGTGCGCCGCACCGCCGAGCAGGTGTTCATTCCGCTCACGGTGGGTGGCGGCGTCCGTTCGGCCGACGACGTGGACAAACTGCTGCGGGCGGGCGCCGACAAGGTCGGCGTCAACACGGCGGCCATCACCCGCCCCGATCTGATCCGCGAGATCGCCGAGCGCTTCGGCCGCCAGGTGCTCGTGCTGTCCGTGGACGCCCGCCGCACCCCCACGGGCTCGTTCGAGGTCACCACCCACGGCGGTCGCCGCGGCACCGGCATCGACGCCGTCGAGTGGGCCCACCGGGCCGCTGAGCTGGGCGCGGGCGAGATCCTGCTCAACTCGATGGACGCCGACGGCACCAAGGACGGCTACGACACCGAGATGATCGCCGCCGTACGCGAGCATGTCACCGTCCCGGTCATCGCATCGGGCGGCGCGGGCCGGCTGGCCGACTTCCCCCCGGCCATCGACGCGGGCGCGGACGCGGTACTGGCGGCGTCGGTCTTCCACTTCGGAGACCTGCGGATCGGCCAGGTCAAGGACACCCTGCGGGAGGCGGGCCACCCGGTCCGCTGA
- a CDS encoding stealth family protein — MHLVRGVPKAVLVRADVSPLQARSDNLAAVRFALDDAGIDYFCVRGRRDGTATVGVAADDRPRVLEALAASTERRPGYVSLMDGQRGASRSELGSLPGVWRRVAHADVIRMTWYYGDPELRLVLGPEHGCDIEFWTPCGDRLLAPRPNRITEQIPRHGRPVQVPDATFTRLASTVADRPATTVRTRREFITVLPDDIRFPIDAVYTWVDGQDPAWLRRRAEATGEAYHEEAANAARYISRDELRYSLRSLYQNAPWIRTVYLVTDDQTPDWLDTLSPGLKVVSHKDIFADPGVLPTFNSHAIESQLHHIDGLAEHFLYFNDDVFLGRPTTPQDFFHANGITKFFPSPALIPLGQPTPDDVPVSVAGKNNRALLGSRFGVTITQKMKHTPHPLRRSVLAEIEDSFPRHHHVTAGNRFRSLDDLSIASNLHHYYAHQSARAVPGTLRYAYLDLSHPDTPARLDRLLADRDRHVFCINDTVSSEHDTQDQQELLQPFLDGYFPVPSPYEKHAHPHDGLNRTRTQEGRNP; from the coding sequence ATGCACCTCGTACGGGGAGTACCGAAGGCGGTACTGGTCAGGGCGGACGTTTCGCCGCTGCAAGCGAGAAGCGACAATCTCGCGGCGGTTCGCTTTGCACTGGACGACGCCGGTATCGACTACTTCTGTGTACGCGGCCGCCGGGACGGGACGGCGACAGTCGGGGTCGCGGCCGATGACCGCCCTCGTGTGCTCGAAGCGCTGGCGGCGTCGACCGAGCGCCGGCCCGGCTATGTCTCCTTGATGGACGGTCAGCGCGGGGCGTCGCGTAGCGAGCTCGGATCCCTGCCCGGTGTGTGGCGCCGGGTGGCCCACGCCGATGTGATCCGCATGACCTGGTATTACGGCGACCCCGAGCTGCGTCTGGTGCTGGGCCCTGAGCACGGTTGCGACATCGAGTTCTGGACCCCTTGCGGCGACCGGCTTCTCGCGCCCCGTCCCAACCGGATCACCGAGCAGATCCCGCGGCACGGGAGACCGGTGCAGGTTCCCGACGCGACCTTCACACGCCTGGCCTCAACGGTCGCCGACCGGCCGGCGACCACGGTGCGAACCCGCCGGGAGTTCATCACCGTCCTGCCGGACGACATACGCTTCCCCATCGACGCCGTCTACACCTGGGTGGACGGGCAGGACCCGGCCTGGCTCCGTCGCCGTGCCGAGGCCACCGGCGAGGCATACCACGAGGAAGCGGCGAACGCCGCCCGCTACATCAGTCGTGACGAACTGCGCTACTCCCTGCGGTCCCTGTATCAGAACGCGCCCTGGATTCGCACGGTCTACCTTGTCACCGACGATCAGACACCGGACTGGCTCGACACCTTGAGCCCAGGCCTGAAAGTGGTCAGCCACAAGGACATCTTCGCTGATCCGGGTGTGCTGCCCACGTTCAATTCCCATGCCATCGAGAGCCAGCTCCACCATATCGACGGGCTGGCCGAGCACTTCCTCTATTTCAACGACGACGTGTTCCTCGGGCGGCCCACCACTCCTCAGGATTTCTTCCACGCCAACGGGATCACCAAGTTCTTTCCCTCACCGGCGCTCATTCCGCTCGGACAGCCGACCCCGGACGACGTGCCCGTATCGGTGGCCGGAAAGAACAACCGAGCGCTGCTCGGGTCCCGGTTCGGCGTCACGATCACCCAGAAGATGAAACACACCCCGCATCCACTTCGCCGCAGCGTCCTCGCCGAGATCGAGGACTCATTCCCCCGGCATCACCACGTCACCGCGGGCAACCGCTTCCGCAGTCTCGACGACCTGTCGATCGCCTCCAACCTGCATCACTACTACGCCCACCAAAGCGCCCGCGCCGTCCCCGGCACCCTCCGCTACGCCTACCTCGACCTGTCCCACCCCGACACACCCGCGCGCCTCGACCGGCTTCTCGCCGACCGCGACCGCCATGTCTTCTGCATCAACGACACCGTCTCCTCCGAGCACGACACGCAGGACCAGCAAGAGCTGCTCCAGCCCTTCCTCGACGGCTACTTCCCCGTACCGAGCCCCTATGAGAAGCACGCGCACCCCCACGATGGGCTGAACAGGACGCGCACCCAAGAGGGGCGGAACCCGTGA
- the hisB gene encoding imidazoleglycerol-phosphate dehydratase HisB, whose product MSRVGRVERTTKETSVLVEINLDGTGQVDVSTGVGFYDHMLDQLGRHGLFDLTVKTDGDLHIDSHHTIEDTALALGAAFKQALGDKVGIYRFGNCTVPLDESLAQVTVDLSGRPYLVHTEPENMAPMIGAYDTTMTRHILESFVAQAQIALHVHVPYGRNAHHIVECQFKALARALRYASERDPRAAGILPSTKGAL is encoded by the coding sequence ATGAGCCGCGTAGGGCGCGTGGAGCGCACCACCAAGGAGACGTCGGTCCTCGTCGAGATCAATCTCGACGGCACCGGACAGGTCGATGTGTCGACCGGGGTCGGCTTCTACGACCACATGCTCGACCAGCTCGGGCGGCACGGTCTGTTCGATCTCACTGTGAAGACCGACGGCGACCTGCACATCGACTCGCACCACACCATCGAGGACACCGCACTCGCCCTCGGTGCGGCCTTCAAGCAGGCGCTCGGCGACAAGGTCGGCATCTACCGCTTCGGCAACTGCACGGTGCCGCTGGACGAGTCACTCGCCCAGGTCACCGTGGACCTCTCCGGCCGCCCTTACCTCGTGCACACCGAGCCGGAGAACATGGCCCCCATGATCGGGGCGTACGACACGACGATGACGCGGCACATACTGGAGTCGTTCGTCGCCCAGGCGCAGATCGCCCTGCACGTGCACGTGCCGTACGGCCGCAACGCCCACCACATCGTGGAGTGCCAGTTCAAAGCCCTGGCCAGGGCGCTTCGCTATGCGTCGGAGCGCGACCCGCGCGCCGCCGGAATCCTGCCTTCCACGAAGGGCGCGCTGTAA
- a CDS encoding anthranilate synthase component I: MDLETFRKLAADRRVIPVSRRLLADGDTPVGLYRKLAGERPGTFLLESAEGGRSWSRYSFIGVRSDAALTVRDGQAHWIGTPPVGVPVDGDPLAALRATVEALHTPRGLDDGMPPFTGGMVGYLGYDIVRRLERIGEHGRDDLRLPELTMLLTSDLAVLDHWDGSVLLIANAINHNDLDTGVDEAYAGAVARLDAMEAGLARPVHSPPTALPPSELPPYTAPMWSGEQFREAVDDVKERIRAGEAFQVVPSQRFETPCTASALDVYRVLRATNPSPYMYLIRFPHDEEPFDVVGSSPEALVKVEDGHAMVHPIAGTRPRGATPQEDHDLGDELLADPKERAEHLMLVDLGRNDLGRVCEPGSVEVVDFMSIERYSHVMHIVSTVTGKVAEGRTAFDVLTACFPAGTLSGAPKPRAMQIIEELEPSRRGLYGGCVGYLDFAGDSDTAIAIRTALLRGGTAYVQAGAGIVADSDPAAEDAECRNKAAAVLRAVHTANRLHGG, encoded by the coding sequence ATGGACCTCGAGACCTTCCGCAAGCTGGCGGCCGACCGCCGTGTCATCCCCGTCAGCCGCCGCCTCCTCGCGGACGGCGACACCCCGGTCGGCCTGTACCGCAAACTCGCCGGAGAGCGCCCCGGCACCTTCCTGCTGGAGTCGGCGGAGGGAGGGCGCTCCTGGTCCCGGTACTCCTTCATCGGTGTACGGTCGGACGCCGCCCTCACCGTCCGCGACGGCCAGGCGCACTGGATCGGTACCCCTCCGGTGGGCGTACCCGTGGACGGCGACCCTCTGGCGGCCCTCAGGGCCACCGTCGAGGCCCTGCACACCCCGCGGGGACTCGACGACGGCATGCCGCCCTTCACCGGCGGCATGGTCGGCTACCTCGGCTACGACATCGTCCGCCGCCTGGAGAGGATCGGTGAGCACGGCCGGGACGACCTGCGGCTGCCCGAGCTGACCATGCTGCTCACATCGGACCTGGCCGTCCTCGACCACTGGGACGGCTCCGTGCTGTTGATCGCCAACGCGATCAACCACAACGACCTCGACACGGGTGTGGACGAGGCCTACGCAGGAGCCGTCGCCCGGCTCGACGCCATGGAGGCCGGCCTCGCCCGGCCGGTGCACTCCCCGCCGACCGCCCTGCCGCCGTCGGAGCTGCCCCCGTACACCGCGCCCATGTGGAGCGGCGAGCAGTTCCGGGAAGCCGTCGATGACGTCAAGGAGCGCATCCGCGCGGGGGAGGCTTTCCAGGTCGTGCCCTCGCAGCGGTTCGAGACCCCCTGCACGGCCAGTGCCCTCGATGTCTACCGGGTGCTGCGAGCCACCAACCCCAGCCCGTACATGTACCTGATCCGCTTCCCGCACGACGAGGAACCCTTCGACGTGGTCGGCTCCAGCCCGGAGGCACTGGTGAAGGTCGAGGACGGGCACGCCATGGTGCACCCCATCGCGGGCACCCGGCCGCGTGGAGCAACCCCGCAGGAGGACCACGACCTCGGGGACGAGTTGCTCGCCGACCCGAAGGAGCGCGCCGAGCATCTGATGCTGGTCGACCTGGGACGCAACGACCTCGGCCGGGTCTGCGAGCCGGGTTCGGTGGAAGTGGTCGACTTCATGTCCATCGAGCGGTACTCGCACGTCATGCACATCGTGTCGACCGTCACCGGCAAGGTCGCCGAAGGCCGTACCGCCTTCGACGTGCTGACGGCCTGCTTCCCGGCGGGCACCCTCTCCGGTGCTCCGAAGCCCCGGGCGATGCAGATCATCGAGGAACTGGAGCCGTCCCGGCGCGGACTGTACGGCGGCTGTGTCGGGTATCTCGACTTCGCGGGCGACTCGGACACCGCCATCGCCATCCGCACCGCGCTGCTGCGCGGCGGAACCGCGTATGTGCAGGCCGGGGCCGGGATCGTGGCCGACTCGGACCCGGCGGCCGAGGACGCCGAGTGCCGGAACAAGGCCGCCGCCGTGCTGCGGGCGGTGCACACCGCGAACCGGCTGCACGGCGGCTGA
- the hisH gene encoding imidazole glycerol phosphate synthase subunit HisH has product MSGADGRKKVVVFDYGFGNVRSAERALARVGADVEITRDFDRAMNADGLLVPGVGAFAACMKGLQQARGHWIIDRRLSGGRPVMGICVGMQILFERGIEHGVETEGLDEWPGVVAPLKAPVVPHMGWNTVKAPEGSELFAGLDTDARFYFVHSYAVHEWSLEITNPAIRAPKVTWAAHGEPFVAAVENGALWATQFHPEKSGDAGAQLLTNWIETL; this is encoded by the coding sequence ATGAGCGGAGCCGACGGGCGCAAGAAGGTCGTGGTCTTCGACTACGGCTTCGGCAACGTCCGCTCCGCCGAGCGCGCGTTGGCCCGGGTCGGCGCCGACGTCGAGATCACCCGCGATTTCGACAGGGCGATGAACGCCGACGGACTGCTCGTGCCCGGCGTCGGCGCCTTCGCCGCCTGTATGAAGGGGCTCCAGCAGGCCCGGGGCCACTGGATCATCGATCGCAGGCTGTCCGGCGGCCGACCCGTGATGGGCATCTGCGTCGGCATGCAGATCCTGTTCGAGCGCGGGATCGAGCACGGTGTGGAGACCGAGGGCCTGGACGAGTGGCCCGGGGTCGTGGCCCCGCTCAAGGCACCCGTCGTCCCCCACATGGGCTGGAACACCGTCAAGGCGCCCGAGGGCAGCGAGCTGTTCGCCGGGCTCGACACCGACGCCCGCTTCTACTTCGTGCACTCCTACGCCGTGCACGAGTGGAGCCTGGAGATCACCAACCCGGCCATCCGCGCCCCCAAGGTCACCTGGGCCGCACACGGAGAGCCCTTCGTTGCGGCCGTCGAGAACGGCGCGTTGTGGGCCACTCAGTTCCACCCCGAGAAGTCCGGCGACGCCGGTGCCCAGCTGCTCACCAACTGGATCGAGACCCTCTGA
- a CDS encoding Rid family hydrolase, translating to MSGSVRRIGGSAPWEQAFGSSRAVELPNGLVLVSGCTSMVDGAVVDGGPYDQAMTSFDVALGALEELGLGAGDVVRTRMYITHARDVEEVGRAHKALFGEARPATSMIIVSGFVDPRLVVEVEVEAFRGAAAGEAGGAAS from the coding sequence ATGAGTGGCTCCGTACGCCGGATCGGGGGGAGCGCCCCCTGGGAGCAGGCGTTCGGCTCCTCCCGCGCCGTCGAACTGCCGAACGGGCTGGTCCTGGTGTCCGGCTGCACCTCGATGGTGGACGGCGCCGTCGTGGACGGCGGCCCGTACGACCAGGCGATGACGTCCTTCGACGTCGCCCTCGGCGCACTCGAGGAGCTCGGCCTCGGCGCCGGGGACGTGGTGCGCACCCGGATGTACATCACCCACGCCCGGGACGTCGAAGAGGTGGGCCGCGCCCACAAGGCGCTGTTCGGCGAGGCCCGCCCGGCCACGTCGATGATCATCGTCTCCGGTTTCGTGGACCCCCGGCTGGTCGTGGAGGTCGAGGTCGAGGCGTTCCGGGGAGCGGCAGCCGGGGAAGCGGGAGGAGCGGCGTCATGA
- a CDS encoding TIGR03085 family metal-binding protein translates to MSTHAKRERLLLAELLEAAGPAAPTLCEGWTTRELAAHVVVRERRPEAAGIVLSPLRSRLERVQAEYAAKPYEELIQLIRTGPPRMSPFSLKPVDEASNTVEFFVHAEDVRRAQPDWTPRELDPLFADVLWSRLEKGARLLGRKAPVGLVLRRPNGQTTVAHRGTPVVTVTGDPGELTLYAFGRQDAAHVEIEGDKDAVERVGRAQLGMA, encoded by the coding sequence ATGTCGACCCATGCCAAGCGTGAACGGCTGCTGCTCGCGGAACTGTTGGAGGCTGCCGGCCCCGCCGCCCCGACCCTGTGCGAGGGCTGGACCACCCGTGAACTGGCGGCGCACGTGGTGGTGCGCGAGCGCCGGCCCGAGGCGGCCGGGATCGTGCTGAGCCCGTTGAGGAGCAGGCTGGAGCGGGTGCAGGCGGAGTACGCCGCCAAGCCGTACGAGGAACTGATCCAGCTGATCCGTACCGGTCCGCCGAGGATGTCGCCGTTCTCCCTCAAGCCGGTGGACGAGGCCTCGAACACCGTCGAGTTCTTCGTGCACGCCGAGGACGTACGCCGGGCTCAGCCCGACTGGACCCCGCGCGAGCTGGACCCGCTGTTCGCCGATGTCCTCTGGTCGCGCCTGGAGAAGGGCGCACGGCTGCTGGGGCGCAAGGCGCCGGTGGGCCTGGTGCTGCGCCGCCCTAACGGCCAGACGACCGTGGCACACCGCGGCACCCCGGTCGTAACGGTGACCGGCGACCCGGGCGAGCTGACCTTGTACGCGTTCGGGCGGCAGGACGCCGCACACGTGGAGATCGAGGGCGACAAGGACGCCGTCGAGCGGGTGGGACGGGCCCAGCTCGGGATGGCCTGA